One part of the Nostoc sp. PCC 7120 = FACHB-418 genome encodes these proteins:
- a CDS encoding DUF4114 domain-containing protein encodes MTTISNLNNGIFTVSAAGNVSVDFLYDGGMNKGELAIFSLEGMENMAVGSIEFIREASRRALSNSQSGYVVVRDQTERARFTDLNQELSWEKDFNSGVYNGPQTFQMKAGSKFAMMLIADSTVSKIAQYPTSSNNILFSFGSVDSATGKVSPQIADITGKGNTFGWEDNNTLKSNDRDFNDMVVQVLGATANAPSLKDSTYSNRNWLNTGVGQELSDYANRPLFETGTFIVNGTGQVKLDYLYDGGAYQGQLAVFSLKGMEKYQPGSLAFIKEAATRALSNSTQGRILISDRQEGARFDGNVSWESNFNQGSYQGIDSFTMNAGDEVAFMLVQDTSIEEIYRQPQNSYVWGKQVIFSTDKNQIVAVDNKGTLAFEDMIVGSSNSYIDYNDVVFQVQGLKSNNITNMDAVVNPNQDWRTTAIGQEVLKYTNRTIYNEGVFQVGETGKVTVDYLYDGGGYQGHLAVFSLTGMENYIPGSNAFIKEATNRALSNSQMGYILARDQQEGARFTEKMPWEANFNFGPYLGVKTFQMKAGDTFAFMLVPNTTVQEINQTPGISKSSTAWQIGKLPLFSIPEANPSVAGGQMVDIDGNGTFAFEDIPIAASNSDRDYNDVVFQIKGAKGTVQSIDNFSNFERDWRTTTTGKQLLDYANRASFDEGVFTVDQTGQVKIDFLYDGGMYSQGEVGIFSLKGMDIYKAGSDAFIQEALRRATSNSANGYVVVKDAQDGALYSDNTGVLDWEANFNAGEYQGTKTYNLQAGDTIGFVFMSNGALTDALTGQTITNQNRPLFSMSAANLEDQVQVAGVLTGDKGAILGFDDVPLNRVPNRDFNDFVISIQGVQSLGISKIENVMAHNLNWVDTAIGQDIINHFQTGIVSSLTSPSVMTLV; translated from the coding sequence ATGACGACCATTTCTAACTTAAATAACGGCATTTTTACTGTTAGCGCAGCAGGCAACGTCAGCGTTGATTTTCTCTATGACGGCGGGATGAATAAGGGAGAATTAGCAATTTTCAGCCTGGAAGGCATGGAAAATATGGCGGTGGGTTCTATAGAATTCATCCGAGAAGCAAGTAGACGCGCTCTCAGCAATTCTCAATCTGGTTATGTAGTTGTTCGAGATCAAACTGAACGCGCTCGTTTCACCGACCTGAATCAAGAATTATCCTGGGAAAAGGACTTTAACAGTGGCGTTTACAATGGGCCACAAACCTTTCAGATGAAAGCGGGTAGTAAATTTGCAATGATGTTAATTGCAGATAGTACCGTCTCTAAGATTGCTCAATATCCCACATCTAGCAACAATATCCTGTTTTCTTTTGGTTCAGTAGATAGCGCAACCGGAAAAGTTTCTCCCCAAATTGCAGACATCACTGGTAAGGGCAATACCTTCGGTTGGGAAGATAACAATACCTTAAAGTCTAATGATCGTGACTTTAACGATATGGTAGTGCAAGTGTTGGGTGCAACAGCCAATGCGCCCTCTCTCAAAGACTCCACCTACAGCAACCGCAACTGGTTAAATACCGGAGTCGGACAAGAATTATCAGACTACGCCAACCGCCCTCTGTTTGAAACAGGTACTTTTATCGTCAATGGCACTGGTCAAGTTAAATTAGACTATCTCTATGATGGCGGTGCCTATCAGGGACAATTAGCTGTATTTAGCCTCAAAGGTATGGAAAAATACCAGCCAGGTTCCTTAGCATTTATCAAAGAAGCGGCCACCCGTGCTTTAAGTAACTCTACACAAGGTCGCATTCTGATCAGCGATCGCCAAGAAGGAGCGCGGTTTGATGGTAATGTTAGCTGGGAAAGTAACTTTAATCAGGGCAGCTACCAAGGAATTGATTCTTTCACGATGAATGCTGGCGACGAAGTGGCATTCATGCTGGTACAAGATACTAGCATTGAGGAGATTTATCGCCAGCCGCAAAATAGCTACGTATGGGGAAAACAAGTCATTTTCTCGACCGACAAAAATCAGATCGTTGCTGTCGATAATAAGGGAACCCTGGCATTTGAAGATATGATCGTTGGCTCTAGTAATTCTTACATAGATTACAACGACGTTGTTTTCCAAGTCCAAGGACTAAAAAGCAACAACATCACTAACATGGATGCAGTCGTTAATCCTAATCAGGACTGGCGGACTACTGCTATTGGGCAGGAAGTACTCAAATATACTAACCGTACTATCTACAACGAAGGTGTTTTTCAGGTCGGCGAAACTGGAAAGGTAACTGTTGACTATCTTTACGATGGCGGTGGCTATCAAGGTCATTTAGCGGTCTTTAGTCTCACCGGCATGGAAAACTATATTCCTGGTTCCAATGCTTTTATTAAAGAGGCGACAAATCGCGCTCTCAGTAATTCTCAGATGGGTTATATCTTAGCTAGAGACCAACAAGAAGGGGCGCGTTTTACGGAAAAAATGCCTTGGGAAGCCAATTTTAATTTTGGCCCCTATCTAGGCGTGAAAACCTTTCAGATGAAAGCAGGCGATACATTTGCCTTTATGCTTGTACCTAACACAACTGTTCAGGAAATCAACCAAACTCCAGGTATCAGTAAATCTAGTACAGCATGGCAAATAGGTAAACTCCCTCTCTTTTCCATCCCCGAAGCTAACCCTAGTGTAGCTGGTGGACAGATGGTAGATATAGATGGCAACGGTACTTTTGCCTTTGAAGATATTCCTATTGCCGCATCTAATAGCGATCGCGATTATAACGATGTGGTCTTCCAAATCAAAGGAGCAAAAGGAACCGTTCAGTCAATAGATAACTTCTCCAACTTCGAGCGTGACTGGCGCACCACTACAACTGGAAAACAATTACTCGACTATGCTAATCGGGCTTCTTTCGATGAGGGTGTGTTCACTGTTGATCAAACAGGCCAGGTAAAAATTGACTTTCTCTACGATGGTGGAATGTATTCTCAGGGAGAAGTCGGTATCTTTAGCCTCAAGGGAATGGATATCTACAAAGCTGGCTCTGATGCTTTTATTCAAGAAGCACTTCGACGCGCCACCAGCAATTCTGCCAATGGCTATGTTGTAGTTAAAGATGCTCAAGATGGCGCTCTCTATAGTGACAATACTGGCGTTCTCGACTGGGAAGCTAACTTTAATGCTGGAGAATATCAAGGAACGAAAACTTATAATCTCCAAGCAGGGGATACTATTGGTTTTGTTTTCATGTCCAATGGCGCACTCACGGATGCTTTAACTGGACAAACTATAACAAATCAAAATAGACCTCTATTCTCAATGTCGGCGGCGAATTTAGAAGATCAAGTCCAAGTAGCAGGGGTGTTAACAGGCGATAAAGGAGCTATTCTTGGTTTCGACGACGTGCCGTTAAATCGCGTTCCTAATCGAGACTTCAATGATTTTGTGATCAGTATTCAAGGTGTTCAGTCTCTTGGCATTTCCAAAATAGAAAATGTCATGGCTCACAATCTTAATTGGGTTGATACAGCAATAGGCCAGGATATAATCAATCATTTTCAAACTGGCATCGTTTCATCTCTAACATCACCATCAGTTATGACTTTGGTTTAG
- a CDS encoding heavy metal translocating P-type ATPase, whose amino-acid sequence MKNATLKLRGMSCASCAKSIEDTISSVPGVNECSVNFGAEQATVNYDPRKTDLQAIQNAVDAAGYSASPLQEQNLMAGEDDEEKRYRLQESRDLMRKLTVGGIIGIVLVIGSLPMMTGLDLPLIPIWLHNPWLQLVLTTPVQFWCGYSFYINTWKAFQRHAATMDTLITLGTSAAYFYSLFATLFPSFFIAQGLMPDVYYETAAIVITLILLGRLFENRAKGQTSEAIRKLIGLQVKTARLIRNGREVDVPIEEVEIGDVVLVRPGEKIPVDGEVVDGTSTVDEAMVTGESIPVKKQPGDEVIGATINKTGSFKFRATRVGKDTVLAQIVQLVQQAQGSKAPIQRLADQVTGWFVPAVIAIAILTFIIWYNFMGNVTLALITTVGVLIIACPCALGLATPTSVMVGTGKGAENGILIKGAESLELAHQIQTIVLDKTGTITQGKPTVTDFVTVDGTANSNEIKLIQLAASLERNSEHPLAEAVVRYAQSQEVTLADVTDFAAVVGSGVQGIVTHHLVQIGTQRWMEELSISTQALQQDKERLEYLGKTAVWLAVDGEIAGLMGIADAIKPTSTQAIRALQKLGLEVVMLTGDNRRTAESIAREVGIKRVLAEVRPDQKAATVQAIQAEGKIVAMVGDGINDAPALAQADVGIAIGTGTDVAIAASDITLISGDLQAIVTAIQLSRATIHNIRQNLFFAFIYNVAGIPIAAGILFPIFGWLLNPIIAGAAMAFSSVSVVTNALRLRKFQPKTLV is encoded by the coding sequence ATGAAGAATGCGACACTTAAGCTACGCGGTATGAGTTGCGCTTCCTGCGCTAAAAGTATTGAAGATACTATCAGTTCTGTCCCAGGTGTAAATGAATGTAGTGTGAACTTTGGGGCAGAACAAGCAACAGTTAATTATGACCCCAGAAAAACAGATTTACAAGCCATCCAAAATGCGGTGGATGCCGCAGGTTATTCTGCATCTCCCCTCCAAGAACAAAACTTGATGGCAGGAGAAGATGATGAAGAAAAAAGATATCGCCTGCAAGAATCCCGTGATTTGATGCGAAAGCTCACAGTAGGGGGCATCATAGGCATCGTGCTGGTGATTGGCTCACTACCAATGATGACAGGGTTAGACTTACCTTTGATTCCCATATGGCTGCATAACCCTTGGCTGCAATTAGTCCTGACCACTCCTGTACAGTTTTGGTGTGGTTACTCCTTCTACATCAACACTTGGAAAGCTTTCCAGCGCCATGCGGCCACAATGGATACCCTAATTACTTTAGGTACGAGTGCAGCATATTTCTATTCTTTATTTGCAACTTTATTTCCTAGTTTTTTCATCGCCCAGGGATTGATGCCAGATGTGTATTATGAAACTGCGGCAATTGTAATTACCTTGATTTTGTTGGGGCGGCTATTTGAGAATCGCGCCAAAGGACAAACCTCAGAAGCTATTCGCAAGCTGATCGGTTTACAAGTGAAAACAGCCAGGTTGATTCGCAACGGGCGAGAAGTAGATGTACCGATTGAGGAAGTAGAAATTGGTGATGTGGTGCTGGTTCGTCCTGGGGAAAAAATTCCTGTTGATGGGGAAGTAGTTGACGGGACATCCACAGTTGATGAAGCGATGGTAACTGGGGAAAGTATACCTGTGAAAAAACAACCAGGGGATGAAGTGATAGGCGCAACCATCAATAAAACTGGCAGTTTTAAGTTTCGAGCCACAAGAGTTGGTAAAGACACCGTATTGGCGCAAATTGTCCAACTAGTGCAGCAAGCCCAAGGCTCAAAAGCACCCATTCAAAGATTAGCAGACCAAGTTACGGGGTGGTTTGTGCCGGCGGTAATTGCGATCGCTATTCTCACCTTTATTATTTGGTATAACTTTATGGGTAATGTCACCCTGGCATTGATTACCACGGTCGGGGTGTTAATTATTGCTTGTCCTTGTGCTTTGGGTTTAGCCACGCCAACCTCGGTGATGGTAGGTACTGGTAAAGGTGCAGAAAACGGAATTTTAATTAAAGGAGCTGAAAGCCTAGAATTAGCGCACCAAATTCAAACAATTGTTTTAGATAAAACCGGCACAATTACCCAAGGTAAACCAACAGTTACAGATTTTGTCACAGTTGACGGTACTGCTAACAGCAACGAAATCAAGCTGATACAATTAGCCGCATCCTTAGAACGCAATTCTGAACATCCCCTAGCAGAAGCAGTTGTGAGATATGCTCAATCTCAGGAGGTAACTTTAGCAGATGTCACAGACTTTGCAGCCGTGGTAGGTAGTGGTGTACAAGGTATTGTTACTCACCATCTTGTGCAGATTGGTACACAACGCTGGATGGAAGAATTAAGTATCAGCACTCAAGCCTTGCAGCAAGACAAAGAACGCTTAGAATATCTGGGTAAAACAGCCGTGTGGTTGGCAGTTGACGGGGAAATCGCCGGATTAATGGGGATTGCTGATGCGATTAAACCCACTTCCACCCAAGCTATCAGAGCATTGCAAAAACTCGGTTTAGAAGTTGTCATGCTCACAGGCGACAATCGCCGCACCGCCGAAAGTATTGCCCGTGAGGTGGGGATTAAAAGAGTCTTAGCAGAAGTCCGTCCCGACCAAAAAGCCGCTACAGTGCAAGCAATACAAGCAGAAGGCAAAATTGTCGCCATGGTTGGTGATGGGATTAATGATGCACCAGCCTTAGCTCAAGCCGATGTGGGAATTGCGATTGGTACAGGTACAGATGTGGCGATCGCTGCGAGTGACATCACCCTAATTTCCGGCGATCTGCAAGCCATAGTTACAGCCATTCAACTCAGCCGCGCCACCATTCACAACATCCGCCAAAACCTATTTTTCGCCTTCATTTATAACGTTGCGGGTATTCCCATCGCCGCCGGGATTCTCTTCCCCATCTTTGGTTGGTTACTTAATCCCATCATCGCCGGTGCAGCAATGGCTTTTAGCTCGGTTTCCGTCGTCACAAATGCTCTGCGTTTACGTAAATTCCAACCTAAAACACTTGTATAG
- a CDS encoding cupredoxin domain-containing protein, which yields MVNKTALIGSIASLGIVFGIASGQAAAQTSHEAHSVQTNQFQPINQPLGNKLAITLGGLGLIGLELWWFLLSKPKSQTAVATVENIQEVTITVDGGYDPSRIVVQVGKPVRLKFERKDPSSCLEKVLIPDFHIAADLPLNQVITVEFTPKAIGEYAFTCGMNMFRGAIAVESANASEEIAATHISFS from the coding sequence ATGGTGAACAAAACAGCACTCATCGGTAGTATAGCCAGTTTAGGAATTGTCTTCGGAATTGCATCTGGTCAAGCAGCAGCACAAACATCACATGAGGCGCACTCAGTCCAAACCAATCAATTTCAACCCATTAACCAGCCATTAGGAAACAAGTTAGCCATTACCCTCGGCGGATTGGGGCTAATTGGCTTAGAACTCTGGTGGTTCTTGCTGAGTAAACCCAAATCACAAACAGCAGTTGCAACAGTTGAGAATATTCAGGAAGTAACCATCACCGTTGATGGAGGCTATGATCCAAGTCGGATTGTAGTACAAGTTGGGAAACCAGTACGACTGAAATTTGAACGCAAAGATCCCAGTAGTTGTTTAGAAAAGGTTTTGATTCCAGACTTTCACATTGCCGCAGATTTACCACTCAATCAAGTAATAACTGTGGAATTTACCCCTAAAGCTATAGGTGAATATGCTTTCACCTGCGGGATGAATATGTTTCGTGGTGCGATCGCCGTCGAATCAGCAAACGCGAGTGAAGAAATAGCTGCTACTCACATTAGTTTCTCATGA
- a CDS encoding heavy metal-responsive transcriptional regulator, with translation MLAQTEAKQIGVVAKESGVPIKTIRYYEELGLLTSSGRTEGGFRLFNSDVLARLHFIKRAQSLGLSLSEIKEFLNVHDGGELPCEHIKIKLEDKVKAIDEQIQQLLILRQELSGLLSGWEIKPDNSHKTICPIIEH, from the coding sequence ATGTTAGCCCAAACAGAAGCAAAACAAATTGGTGTAGTTGCCAAAGAAAGCGGCGTACCCATTAAAACCATTCGCTACTATGAAGAACTTGGTCTACTCACATCATCAGGCAGAACCGAGGGAGGATTTAGATTATTTAATTCTGATGTTTTGGCACGACTGCACTTTATTAAGCGCGCTCAAAGTTTAGGATTAAGCTTGTCAGAAATCAAGGAATTTTTAAATGTCCACGATGGAGGAGAATTACCTTGTGAACATATCAAAATTAAACTAGAAGATAAGGTAAAAGCTATTGATGAGCAAATTCAGCAATTACTAATTTTGAGGCAAGAATTATCAGGATTACTTTCTGGGTGGGAAATAAAGCCTGATAATTCTCATAAAACCATTTGCCCCATTATTGAACATTAA
- a CDS encoding SulP family inorganic anion transporter, producing the protein MAGAVVGLALIPEAIAFSIIAGVDPKVGLYASFIIAVMTAFLGGRPGSISAATGAMALLMIDLVKDHGLQYLFAATLLTGVFQVVFGFLQLGRQMRFVPRAVMIGYINALAVLIFLAQLPQLTNVPPTVYILTLLSLGIIYILPRFTKAVPSPLVALAVMTIAAIALKLKVPRVGDMGELPTALPSFALPQVPLTLETFKIILPYSLTLAIVGLLASFLTASLVDELTDTPSDKNQEAKGQGIANIVTAFFGGMAGCGMIGQSVINVQSGGRGRLSTLAAGVFLLIAILFLQDWVKQMPMAALVAVMIMVSIGTFRWTSFKNISRIPRTETAVMLTTMFVTIFTRNFALGVVTGIVMSTVFFSNKIAQLVFVDKVLSEDGTHRIYKVVGQIFFLSRDEFLGFFDFTELLERVTIDLTHAHLWDQGAVEVLDRAVLKFRRNGAEVELIGLNQASATLLNKLATHQKSDAVNKQ; encoded by the coding sequence ATGGCAGGTGCGGTTGTGGGACTAGCATTGATTCCAGAGGCGATCGCCTTTTCGATTATTGCTGGGGTTGATCCCAAAGTGGGGCTATATGCCTCATTTATTATTGCCGTCATGACAGCCTTTTTAGGGGGGAGGCCGGGTTCAATTTCTGCCGCTACAGGGGCGATGGCTCTGTTAATGATTGATTTAGTCAAAGATCATGGGTTGCAGTATTTATTCGCAGCCACTTTGTTAACAGGGGTCTTTCAAGTTGTATTTGGATTCCTGCAACTAGGCCGTCAAATGAGATTTGTACCTAGGGCGGTGATGATTGGTTATATTAATGCCCTAGCGGTGTTAATTTTCCTCGCCCAGTTACCACAACTGACGAATGTACCACCCACCGTATATATATTGACTCTCCTTTCCTTGGGGATTATTTATATTCTGCCGCGTTTTACTAAAGCCGTCCCCTCTCCCTTGGTGGCGTTGGCGGTGATGACTATAGCCGCGATCGCACTCAAACTTAAAGTTCCCAGAGTGGGGGATATGGGAGAGTTACCGACTGCATTACCAAGTTTTGCTTTGCCCCAAGTGCCGTTAACTCTAGAAACATTCAAGATTATTCTGCCTTATTCTTTAACATTGGCGATCGTGGGTTTGTTGGCTTCATTCTTAACCGCTTCACTAGTAGATGAACTCACAGATACCCCCAGCGATAAAAACCAAGAAGCCAAAGGACAAGGGATTGCAAATATAGTTACGGCATTTTTTGGGGGCATGGCCGGATGTGGGATGATTGGGCAATCGGTGATTAATGTCCAGTCTGGCGGAAGGGGGAGATTATCAACCCTGGCGGCTGGAGTGTTCCTATTAATTGCCATTTTATTTTTACAGGATTGGGTGAAACAAATGCCAATGGCGGCACTAGTAGCCGTGATGATTATGGTGTCAATTGGGACATTTCGCTGGACATCCTTTAAAAATATCTCCCGCATTCCCCGCACGGAAACGGCTGTGATGTTAACGACGATGTTTGTGACAATCTTCACCCGTAATTTTGCCCTGGGTGTTGTGACAGGTATCGTTATGAGTACAGTATTTTTCTCTAACAAGATTGCTCAATTGGTATTTGTCGATAAAGTGCTAAGTGAAGATGGTACGCATCGCATCTATAAAGTAGTGGGACAAATTTTCTTTTTATCTAGAGATGAATTTCTCGGATTTTTTGATTTTACCGAATTGCTGGAGCGTGTCACCATTGATTTAACTCATGCTCACCTGTGGGATCAAGGGGCAGTGGAGGTACTTGATAGAGCAGTATTGAAATTTCGCCGCAATGGGGCAGAAGTTGAACTAATCGGGCTGAATCAAGCTAGTGCTACGTTGTTGAATAAATTAGCAACTCATCAAAAATCCGATGCTGTGAATAAGCAGTAG